Proteins encoded in a region of the Suricata suricatta isolate VVHF042 chromosome 10, meerkat_22Aug2017_6uvM2_HiC, whole genome shotgun sequence genome:
- the LETMD1 gene encoding LETM1 domain-containing protein 1, with translation MALSRVCWARAALWGSAVTHGPYVTRKLQLVRSGLAWGVPRSSKLHLSPKADVKSLISYVVTKTKVINGKYHRFLGRHFPRFYVLYTIFMKGLQMFWADAKKARRIKTYMWKHNVKFHQLSYREMEHLRQFRRDVTKCLFLGIISIPPFANYLVFLLMYLFPRQLLIQHFWTPKQQIDFLDIYHALRKQSHPEILGYLERVIPLVSDAGLRWHMTELCTKIQHGAHPAVHDILAVRECFSNHPLGMNQLHALQMVSTPRLSLSCSLACAVRGGTVFASSSCAVGXLTPQEVKSACYLRGLNSTHTAEESCRTWLGEWLQISCSLKEAELSLLLHNVVLLSINYTGSRR, from the exons ATGGCGCTCTCCAGGGTGTGCTGGGCTCGGGCTGCTCTGTGGGGTTCGGCAGTCACCCACGGACCTTATGTCACCCGGAAGCTGCAACTTGTTCgctctggcctggcctggggggTCCCTCG GTCTTCAAAGCTTCACCTTTCTCCAAAGGCAGATGTGAAGAGCTTGATTTCTTATGTGGTGACCAAGACAAAAGTGATTAATGGGAAATACCATCGTTTCTTGGGTCGTCATTTCCCCCGCTTCTATGTCCTGTACACAATCTTCATGAAAG GATTGCAGATGTTTTGGGCTGATGCCAAAAAGGCTAGAAGAATAAAGACATATATGTGGAAGCACAATGTAAAGTTTCATCAACTTTCATACCGGGAGATGGAGCATTTGAGACAG TTCCGTCGAGACGTCACCAAGTGTCTTTTCCTAGGTATTATTTCCATTCCACCCTTTGCCAACTACCTGGTCTTCTTGCTAAT gtACCTGTTTCCTAGGCAGCTACTGATCCAACATTTCTGGACCCCAAAGCAACAAATTGATTTCTTAGACATCTATCATGCTCTCCGGAAGCAGTCCCACCCAGAAATCCTTGGTTATTTAGAAAGGGTTATCCCTCTCGTTTCTGATGCAGGACTCCGGTGGCATATGACAGAGCTGTGCACCAAG ATACAGCATGGTGCCCACCCAGCAGTACATGATATCCTGGCTGTGAGAGAGTGTTTCTCTAACCATCCTCTGGGCATGAACCAGCTCCACGCTTTGCAAATGGTGAGCACTCCGAGGCTCTCTCTGTCGTGCAGCCTCGCCTGCGCTGTGCGCGGTGGTACTGTGTTCGCTTCCTCCTCCTGTGCTGTGGG NNNCCTGACCCCGCAGGAAGTGAAATCG GCTTGTTATCTTCGTGGCCTCAATTCTACCCACACCGCTGAAGAGAGCTGTCGGACTTGGCTGGGAGAATGGCTACAGATCTCCTGCAGCCTGAAAG AAGCTGAGCTGTCCCTCTTGCTGCACAACGTGGTCCTGCTGTCCATCAACTATACCGGCTCAAGGCGCTGA